The DNA window AACCTGACGTCGCTGCCCTGGCGATCACAGCTCTGGCCCCCGCAATCAGCAGGGTACGCAAATAGGTATCGCCACGCTTGGAGATGCCCAACTGCTGCGTCTTTCCCCCGGTACCGACCTGCCGTGGCGTCAACCCAACCCAAGACGCAAACTGGCGACCAGATTTGAAGGTCGAGAAATCTCCGACGGCCGCCACCAGCGCTGAGGCTGTCAACTCCCCAACGCCGGGAATTTGCTGGATCGCCTGCATCTGCCGATCTTCCCGGATCATGGCGCGCAGCCGCTGACCAAGGTGATCGATGTCATCTTGCAAGGTTTCAATGCGCCTGAGTTGTTCCTGTACGCTGAGCACCAGATCTGCGCGTAGCAGATCATCCTCCTGTGCCTTGGCCAGCTCGCCCTGGATCGTTGTGAGCAGTTGGTTGTGACCCACTGGCAGAGCGATGCCGAACTCGGCCAAGATGCCGCGCAGCGCATTGGTTTGCATGATGCGTATCTTCATGAGCTGGCGGCGCATGCCGTGCAAGGCCATGCAGGCTTGTTGCCGCTCCGTCTTGACGGGTACGGGCTTGATATGGGGCTGCTGGGCTGCGACCCAAATCGCCTGCGCATCCATGGCGTCGGTCTTGTCACGCAGCAAGAACGCCTTGACATGCTGGGCCGGCAGTAGCTTGACCTCATGCCCAAAGGAGTTGATCACCCGCGCCCAGTAGTGTGATGTGCCACAAGCCTCCATCGCCACCAGGCTGCGCTGGCATTTGGCGAA is part of the Thiomonas sp. X19 genome and encodes:
- a CDS encoding IS110 family transposase, coding for MQSTANLPVIGLDLAKSVFQLHIVDAETGEIQRRQIKRAKLTEFFAKCQRSLVAMEACGTSHYWARVINSFGHEVKLLPAQHVKAFLLRDKTDAMDAQAIWVAAQQPHIKPVPVKTERQQACMALHGMRRQLMKIRIMQTNALRGILAEFGIALPVGHNQLLTTIQGELAKAQEDDLLRADLVLSVQEQLRRIETLQDDIDHLGQRLRAMIREDRQMQAIQQIPGVGELTASALVAAVGDFSTFKSGRQFASWVGLTPRQVGTGGKTQQLGISKRGDTYLRTLLIAGARAVIARAATSGWIPRLLERRHYNVVVVALANKMARTVWAVLAKGSGFDRVKWNPLEPVSA